In Helianthus annuus cultivar XRQ/B chromosome 9, HanXRQr2.0-SUNRISE, whole genome shotgun sequence, the following are encoded in one genomic region:
- the LOC110877882 gene encoding uncharacterized protein LOC110877882, with protein MVIPPLQGQGIWRMILQRILRLLTNIGCGLFHLNISLSWICITHAPKLNKAVSKRIASMVISVLLKSRSLRMSYQIVFYCCYRHGRSSFVLFSLLEVVILLMC; from the exons ATg GTGATCCCTCCGTTACAAGGTCAGGGAATCTGGAGAATGATTCTTCAAAGGATCCTAAG ATTGCTTACAAATATAG GTTGTGGACTCTTTCATCTCAATATATCCCTAAGTTGGATCTGCATTACTCATGCACCCAAACTAAATAAAGCAGTGAGCAAAAGGATTGCGAGTATGGTGATTAGCGTTCTTCTCAAGAGTCGATC GTTAAGAATGAGTTACCAGATTGTTTTCTATTGCTGTTACAGGCATGGGAGAAGCTCTTTTGTTCTTTTTTCTTTGTTGGAGGTAGTGATCCTTTTAATGTGTTGA